One part of the Neisseria zalophi genome encodes these proteins:
- the argG gene encoding argininosuccinate synthase — MSQNNHTILQSLPVGQKVGIAFSGGLDTSAALLWMKLKGALPYAYTANLGQPDEDDYNAIPKKAKEYGAIEARLVDCRSQLAHEGIAAIQCGAFHVSTGGIAYFNTTPLGRAVTGTMLVSAMKEDDVNIWGDGSTYKGNDIERFYRYGLLTNPSLRIYKPWLDQAFIDELGGRQEMSEFLIANGFDYKMSVEKAYSTDSNMLGATHEAKDLEFLNSGIKIVKPIMGVAFWDENVAVKAEEVSVRFEEGVPVALNGQEFADPVALFLEANRIGGRHGLGMSDQIENRIIEAKSRGIYEAPGMALLHIAYERLVTGIHNEDTIEQYRINGLRLGRLLYQGRWFDSQALMLRETAQRWVARAITGEVTLELRRGNDYSILNTESPNLTYQPERLSMEKVENAAFTPLDRIGQLTMRNLDITDTRTKLNLYSQSGLLQLGEGSVLPQLENKSK, encoded by the coding sequence ATGAGCCAAAATAACCATACGATTCTACAAAGTCTGCCCGTCGGGCAAAAAGTCGGCATCGCCTTTTCAGGCGGCCTTGATACTTCCGCCGCATTATTATGGATGAAACTCAAAGGCGCCCTGCCCTACGCCTATACCGCCAACCTAGGCCAGCCCGATGAAGACGATTACAACGCCATCCCCAAAAAAGCCAAAGAATACGGCGCCATCGAAGCGCGTTTGGTTGACTGCCGCAGCCAATTGGCACACGAAGGCATCGCCGCCATCCAATGCGGCGCATTCCACGTTTCCACCGGCGGCATTGCCTATTTCAACACCACGCCTTTAGGCCGCGCCGTAACCGGTACCATGCTGGTTTCAGCCATGAAAGAAGACGATGTCAATATCTGGGGCGACGGCTCGACCTATAAAGGCAACGATATCGAACGCTTCTACCGCTACGGCCTGCTCACCAACCCCAGCCTGCGTATCTACAAACCTTGGCTCGACCAAGCCTTTATCGACGAACTCGGCGGCCGTCAGGAAATGAGCGAGTTTCTGATTGCCAACGGCTTCGACTACAAAATGTCGGTTGAAAAAGCCTACTCTACCGATTCCAATATGCTTGGCGCCACCCACGAAGCCAAAGATTTAGAGTTTCTCAACAGCGGCATCAAAATCGTGAAACCGATTATGGGCGTGGCCTTTTGGGATGAAAACGTTGCCGTGAAAGCCGAAGAAGTCAGCGTACGTTTTGAAGAAGGCGTGCCTGTTGCGCTCAACGGCCAAGAGTTTGCCGATCCCGTCGCTTTATTCCTAGAAGCCAACCGCATCGGCGGCCGTCATGGTTTGGGCATGAGCGACCAAATCGAAAACCGTATTATCGAAGCCAAATCACGCGGTATCTACGAAGCCCCGGGCATGGCGCTGCTTCATATCGCTTACGAGCGTTTGGTTACCGGTATCCACAATGAAGACACCATCGAACAATACCGCATCAACGGCCTGCGCTTGGGCAGGCTGCTGTATCAAGGCCGCTGGTTCGACTCGCAAGCACTGATGTTGCGCGAAACCGCACAACGCTGGGTAGCCCGCGCCATCACCGGCGAAGTCACACTCGAATTGCGCCGTGGTAACGACTATTCGATTCTCAACACCGAATCGCCCAACCTCACCTACCAACCCGAACGCTTGAGCATGGAAAAAGTGGAAAATGCCGCCTTTACCCCGCTCGACCGTATCGGCCAATTGACTATGCGTAACCTCGATATCACCGACACCCGCACCAAACTGAACCTCTATTCGCAAAGCGGCTTATTGCAACTGGGCGAAGGTTCCGTATTACCGCAATTGGAAAACAAATCGAAATAA
- a CDS encoding competence/damage-inducible protein A produces MNYFNLIIIGDEILHGSRIDKHFAFFKDLLGSHGLKLGQVQYLPDDYDLLVKQLRRSFSDGLPTFVTGGIGATPDDHTRQAAAEALDLPLARHPEAAKLIDEVSLKRGDALDSAAHRQRLLMADFPQGADLVPNSYNSIAGFSIREHYFFPGFPVMAHPMAEWVLDTYYADRFHAVESVQHSVWVYGIPESHVAPVMRYIEETYHGIRTFSLPSVGRIKENGEKIPPYIEFGIKAEGEACANAANAWEEVLDQLVAAGGRLEMHAPE; encoded by the coding sequence ATGAACTATTTTAATTTAATTATTATCGGTGATGAAATTCTACACGGCAGCCGTATCGACAAACATTTTGCTTTTTTTAAAGATTTGCTCGGTTCGCACGGGTTGAAGCTGGGGCAGGTGCAATATTTGCCCGATGATTATGATTTATTGGTTAAACAACTGCGGCGCAGTTTTTCAGACGGCCTGCCGACGTTTGTGACCGGCGGTATCGGGGCAACTCCCGACGACCATACCCGTCAGGCCGCTGCCGAAGCTTTGGATTTGCCTTTGGCTCGCCATCCGGAAGCTGCTAAGTTGATTGATGAGGTTTCGCTAAAACGCGGCGATGCGCTTGATTCCGCCGCTCACCGCCAACGCCTGCTGATGGCCGATTTTCCGCAAGGTGCCGATTTGGTACCGAATAGCTATAACTCGATTGCCGGTTTTTCGATTCGCGAACATTATTTTTTTCCGGGCTTCCCCGTGATGGCGCACCCGATGGCGGAATGGGTGTTGGATACTTATTATGCCGACCGTTTTCATGCGGTGGAAAGTGTCCAGCATTCGGTGTGGGTGTATGGGATTCCGGAATCTCATGTGGCGCCGGTGATGCGTTATATCGAAGAGACTTATCACGGCATCCGCACATTCAGCCTGCCCAGTGTCGGCAGGATAAAAGAAAACGGTGAGAAAATACCGCCTTATATTGAGTTCGGCATTAAAGCGGAGGGTGAAGCTTGTGCCAATGCCGCCAATGCTTGGGAAGAAGTATTAGACCAATTGGTTGCCGCAGGCGGCCGCTTGGAAATGCACGCGCCGGAATAA
- the clpP gene encoding ATP-dependent Clp endopeptidase proteolytic subunit ClpP codes for MIPEINNGYLVPTVIEQSGRGERAFDIYSRLLKERIIFLVGPVNDDSANLVVAQLLFLESENPDKDIFLYINSPGGSVTAGMSIFDTMNFIKPDVSTLCLGQAASMGAFLLSAGAKGKRFALPNSRVMIHQPLISGGLGGQASDIEIHARELLKLKDKLNRLLAKHTGQELEKIERDTDRDNYMSAEEAQQYGLIDQVIENRDSISL; via the coding sequence ATGATTCCTGAAATCAACAACGGCTATTTGGTGCCGACCGTTATCGAGCAAAGCGGCCGTGGCGAGCGTGCTTTCGATATTTATTCACGCCTGCTGAAAGAACGTATTATTTTTCTGGTCGGCCCGGTAAACGACGACAGCGCCAATCTGGTGGTTGCCCAACTTTTATTCTTAGAAAGCGAAAACCCCGACAAAGATATTTTCCTGTATATCAACTCTCCGGGCGGCTCGGTAACCGCGGGTATGTCGATTTTCGATACCATGAACTTTATTAAACCCGACGTATCCACTTTATGCTTGGGTCAGGCTGCCAGCATGGGCGCATTCTTATTGTCTGCCGGCGCCAAAGGCAAACGTTTTGCCCTACCCAACAGCCGCGTGATGATTCACCAACCCCTCATTAGCGGCGGTTTGGGCGGACAGGCTTCCGATATTGAAATTCATGCCCGCGAATTATTGAAATTGAAAGACAAACTCAACCGTTTGCTGGCCAAACATACCGGTCAGGAATTGGAAAAAATAGAACGCGATACCGACCGCGATAATTATATGTCTGCCGAAGAAGCCCAACAATACGGCTTAATCGACCAAGTCATTGAAAACCGCGACAGCATCAGCTTGTAA
- a CDS encoding electron transfer flavoprotein-ubiquinone oxidoreductase produces the protein MSESETIERDSMQYDVVIVGAGPSGLSAAIRLKQLAQQQEREISVCVVEKGSEVGAHILAGAVIDPHALDELLPDWRELGAPLNRSVTEDQVLFLTQKKAVRLPVTPNFDNKGYHIISLGELCRWLAEQAENLGVEIYPGFAAAEVLYHPDGSVKGIATGNMGVGKDGEPTDQFQPGMELWAQQTIFAEGCRGSLTKQLIRQYALDRDCQPQTYGLGIKEIWEVPESQCQPGLVIHSTGWPLDSKTYGGSFIYHLDNNQIAVGFVVGLDYQNPYLSPFEEFQRFKTHPEIRKIFEGGRRIAYGARAISEGGLQSLPKLTFAGGVLIGDTAGFLNVPRIKGIHTAMKSAMLAAEAVFPLLDNLEEIEAVQSGKEAVAYDRLFRESWLYQELHAVRNIRPAFKWGLFPAMAYTGLELYVFKGKAPWTLKHHGADNDSLQKAAVSRPIDYPKPDGKLTFDRLSSVFLANVSHEENQPAHLVLKNQQVMLDVNLKDYASPETRYCPAGVYEIVEKEGKQVLQINAANCVHCKTCDIKDPTQNIVWTCPEGGGGPNYGAM, from the coding sequence ATGAGCGAAAGCGAAACCATAGAACGCGACAGCATGCAATATGATGTTGTGATTGTCGGCGCGGGGCCGTCGGGCTTGTCGGCCGCCATCCGGCTGAAACAGCTTGCCCAACAGCAAGAGCGTGAGATTAGTGTATGCGTGGTGGAAAAAGGCTCGGAAGTCGGCGCACATATTCTGGCCGGCGCCGTGATTGACCCGCATGCTTTAGACGAACTGCTGCCCGATTGGCGGGAATTGGGAGCGCCGCTTAACCGCAGTGTCACCGAAGATCAGGTTTTGTTTCTCACGCAAAAAAAAGCCGTCCGCCTACCGGTTACCCCCAATTTTGACAATAAAGGCTACCATATCATCAGCTTAGGCGAATTGTGCCGCTGGCTGGCGGAGCAGGCGGAAAATCTCGGTGTGGAAATCTATCCCGGATTTGCCGCCGCCGAAGTGCTGTATCACCCCGACGGTTCGGTAAAAGGCATTGCTACCGGTAATATGGGTGTGGGTAAAGACGGTGAACCGACCGACCAATTCCAACCGGGCATGGAATTATGGGCGCAGCAAACCATTTTTGCCGAAGGCTGTCGTGGTTCGCTAACCAAACAGCTTATCCGCCAATATGCTTTGGATAGGGATTGCCAGCCGCAAACTTATGGTCTCGGCATTAAAGAAATTTGGGAAGTGCCCGAAAGCCAATGCCAACCGGGCTTGGTGATACATAGTACAGGCTGGCCGTTGGATAGCAAAACCTATGGCGGCTCTTTTATTTACCATCTGGATAACAATCAGATTGCCGTCGGCTTTGTGGTCGGTTTGGATTATCAAAACCCTTATCTTTCTCCATTTGAAGAGTTTCAGCGGTTTAAAACCCATCCCGAAATCCGCAAAATATTCGAGGGCGGCCGCCGCATTGCTTATGGTGCGCGCGCCATCAGCGAAGGCGGTTTGCAAAGCCTGCCGAAACTGACTTTTGCCGGTGGCGTTTTGATCGGCGATACGGCAGGATTTTTAAATGTACCGCGCATCAAAGGCATTCATACGGCGATGAAATCGGCAATGCTGGCGGCAGAGGCTGTTTTCCCGTTGTTGGATAATTTGGAAGAAATCGAAGCGGTGCAAAGCGGTAAAGAAGCCGTGGCTTATGATCGGTTGTTTAGAGAAAGTTGGCTGTATCAAGAGCTGCATGCGGTGCGCAATATCCGCCCGGCGTTTAAGTGGGGATTGTTTCCGGCGATGGCCTATACCGGTTTGGAATTGTATGTTTTCAAGGGTAAGGCTCCGTGGACATTGAAGCATCACGGTGCGGACAATGATTCGTTGCAAAAAGCCGCCGTTAGCCGCCCGATTGATTATCCGAAACCCGACGGCAAACTGACTTTCGACCGTTTAAGCAGTGTGTTTCTCGCCAATGTGAGCCATGAAGAAAACCAGCCTGCCCATCTTGTTTTGAAAAATCAGCAGGTGATGTTGGATGTAAACCTAAAAGATTATGCTTCGCCGGAAACCCGTTATTGCCCGGCAGGGGTGTATGAAATCGTAGAAAAAGAGGGTAAACAGGTATTGCAGATTAATGCCGCCAACTGCGTACACTGCAAAACCTGCGATATTAAAGACCCGACCCAAAATATTGTTTGGACTTGCCCTGAAGGGGGCGGTGGGCCGAATTATGGAGCGATGTAG
- the acnD gene encoding Fe/S-dependent 2-methylisocitrate dehydratase AcnD codes for MKTNQIYRKPLPGSNLEYYDARAACEAIKPGSYDTLPYTSRILAENLVNRAETTDLATLNSWLSQLIERKQEIDFPWFPARVVCHDILGQTALVDLAGLRDAIAEKGGDPAKVNPVVQTQLIVDHSLAVECGGFDPDAFAKNRAIEDRRNEDRFHFINWTKTAFENVDVIPAGNGIMHQINLEKMSPVVQVKDGVAFPDTCVGTDSHTPHVDSLGVISVGVGGLEAETVMLGRASMMRLPDIVGVELTGKRHPGITATDIVLALTEFLRKERVVGAFVEFFGEGVASLSVGDRATISNMTPEYGATAAMFAIDQQTIDYLKLTGRDDEQVKLVENYAKTAGLWADTLKNAVYPRVLKFDLSNVGRNMAGPSNPHARVATADLAKKGIAAPYEEPTDGHMPDGAVIIAAITSCTNTSNPRNVVAAALLARKANELGLTRKPWVKSSFAPGSKVAELYLKEAGLLPELEKLGFGIVAFACTTCNGMSGALDPKIQQEIIDRDLYATAVLSGNRNFDGRIHPYAKQAFLASPPLVVAYAIAGSIRFDIENDVLGVVDGKEIRLQDIWPSDEEIDAIVAEYVKPQQFRDVYIPMFDTGTAEKAPSPLYDWRPMSTYIRRPPYWEGALAGERTLKGMRPLAILPDNITTDHLSPSNAILPTSAAGEYLAKMGLPEEDFNSYATHRGDHLTAQRATFANPKLFNEMVKNEDGTTKQGSLARVEPEGQVMRMWEAIETYMNRKQPLIIIAGADYGQGSSRDWAAKGVRLAGVEAIVAEGFERIHRTNLIGMGVLPLQFKEGVNRHTLQLDGTETYDVVGGRKPRAELTLLVHRKNGETVEVPVICRLDTAEEVLIYEAGGVLQRFAQDFLEGTAA; via the coding sequence ATGAAAACCAACCAAATCTACCGTAAACCCCTGCCCGGGTCTAATCTGGAATATTACGATGCCCGCGCGGCCTGCGAAGCCATCAAGCCGGGTTCATACGATACCTTGCCCTATACCTCGCGCATTCTGGCTGAAAATCTGGTGAACCGTGCGGAAACAACCGACTTGGCCACTTTGAACAGCTGGCTGTCGCAATTAATCGAGCGCAAACAGGAAATCGATTTTCCTTGGTTTCCGGCGCGGGTGGTGTGCCATGATATTTTGGGGCAGACGGCGTTGGTGGATTTGGCGGGGCTGCGCGATGCGATTGCCGAAAAAGGCGGAGATCCGGCCAAAGTGAATCCGGTTGTACAAACCCAATTGATTGTCGACCACTCTTTGGCAGTGGAGTGCGGCGGTTTTGACCCGGATGCGTTTGCCAAAAACCGTGCGATTGAAGACCGACGCAATGAAGACCGCTTCCACTTTATCAACTGGACAAAAACCGCTTTTGAAAATGTAGACGTGATTCCGGCGGGCAACGGCATTATGCACCAGATTAATTTGGAAAAAATGTCGCCCGTGGTTCAAGTGAAAGACGGTGTGGCCTTTCCCGATACCTGCGTCGGCACCGACAGCCATACGCCGCATGTGGATTCTTTGGGCGTGATTTCCGTCGGCGTGGGCGGTTTGGAAGCGGAAACGGTGATGCTCGGTCGTGCTTCGATGATGCGCCTGCCCGATATTGTCGGTGTGGAGCTGACGGGCAAACGCCATCCGGGCATTACCGCAACCGATATTGTGTTGGCCTTAACCGAGTTTTTGCGTAAAGAGCGTGTGGTCGGGGCGTTTGTGGAATTTTTCGGTGAAGGGGTAGCCAGCTTATCGGTTGGCGACCGTGCCACGATTTCCAATATGACGCCGGAGTATGGTGCTACGGCGGCGATGTTTGCCATTGATCAGCAAACCATTGATTATTTAAAACTGACCGGCCGTGACGACGAGCAGGTTAAATTGGTGGAAAACTATGCCAAAACCGCCGGTTTATGGGCGGATACTTTGAAAAACGCCGTTTATCCGCGCGTATTGAAGTTTGATTTATCCAATGTCGGCCGCAATATGGCCGGCCCGAGCAACCCGCATGCCCGCGTTGCAACGGCCGATTTGGCGAAAAAAGGCATTGCCGCACCTTATGAAGAGCCGACCGACGGCCACATGCCCGACGGTGCGGTGATTATTGCCGCGATTACCAGCTGTACCAATACTTCCAATCCGCGCAATGTAGTGGCGGCCGCTTTATTGGCGCGTAAAGCCAATGAATTGGGGCTGACCCGTAAACCGTGGGTAAAATCTTCGTTCGCGCCGGGCTCGAAAGTGGCCGAACTGTATTTGAAAGAAGCAGGCCTGCTGCCCGAATTGGAAAAACTTGGTTTCGGCATTGTGGCATTTGCCTGCACCACCTGCAACGGCATGAGCGGTGCGCTTGATCCGAAAATACAGCAGGAAATTATCGACCGCGATTTGTATGCCACCGCCGTATTGTCGGGCAACCGCAATTTCGACGGCCGTATCCATCCTTATGCCAAACAGGCGTTTCTCGCTTCGCCGCCGTTGGTGGTGGCCTATGCTATTGCGGGCAGCATCCGCTTCGATATTGAAAACGATGTATTGGGTGTGGTCGACGGCAAAGAAATCCGCTTACAGGATATCTGGCCGAGCGATGAAGAAATCGACGCGATTGTGGCCGAATATGTGAAACCGCAGCAGTTCCGCGATGTGTATATTCCTATGTTCGACACCGGAACGGCGGAAAAAGCCCCCAGCCCGCTATATGATTGGCGCCCGATGTCGACCTATATCCGCCGTCCGCCGTATTGGGAAGGCGCATTGGCAGGCGAACGCACGCTGAAAGGCATGCGGCCGCTGGCGATTCTGCCCGACAATATCACCACCGACCACCTTTCGCCCTCAAATGCCATTTTGCCGACCAGTGCGGCGGGCGAATATCTGGCCAAGATGGGGTTGCCGGAAGAGGACTTTAACTCTTATGCCACCCACCGCGGCGACCACCTCACCGCGCAGCGGGCGACTTTTGCCAACCCGAAACTCTTCAACGAAATGGTGAAAAACGAAGACGGCACCACCAAGCAAGGCTCGTTGGCGCGTGTGGAGCCGGAAGGCCAAGTGATGCGGATGTGGGAGGCGATTGAAACCTATATGAACCGCAAACAGCCGCTGATTATTATTGCCGGCGCCGATTACGGCCAAGGTTCCAGCCGCGACTGGGCGGCCAAAGGCGTGCGGCTGGCCGGTGTGGAAGCGATTGTGGCCGAAGGTTTCGAGCGTATCCACCGCACCAATTTGATTGGTATGGGTGTATTGCCGCTGCAATTTAAAGAAGGGGTAAACCGTCATACGCTACAATTAGACGGCACGGAAACTTATGACGTGGTCGGCGGGCGCAAACCGCGTGCCGAGTTGACCCTGTTGGTTCACCGTAAAAACGGCGAAACGGTGGAAGTGCCCGTTATCTGCCGTTTGGATACCGCCGAAGAAGTGTTGATTTACGAAGCGGGCGGTGTGTTGCAACGTTTTGCACAAGACTTTTTAGAAGGTACGGCGGCTTGA
- the tig gene encoding trigger factor — MSVTVENLENLERKVVLSLAWNEINAETDKRLKQTQRRVKIDGFRPGKAPLKMVSSMYGASIQNDVLNEMVQKAFYDVAVAQDLKVAGFPSFEGVEEQDDKESFKVAAVFEVFPEVKIGDLSAQEVEKVTAEVGDTEVDKTIEILRKQRTSFQHVEREAQNGDRVIIDFEGKIDGTPFEGGSSQNYPFILGNGQMLPEFEAGILGLKEGESKDVEVHFPEDYHGKDVAGKTAVFTISLKNVSEAVLPEVDEQFAKALGIEDGDVAKMREEVRKNVAREVARRTESQTKEAVMEALLKATDIQVPKALVNDEATRLADEMKQNFINQGMADAADLNLSNDLFKDQAERRVALGLILAQLVDEHKLEPTQEQIKAVVSDFAESYEDPEEVIEWYFADKQRLQGPTSLATESNVVEFVLGKAKVNEKVLSFDEVMGAQA, encoded by the coding sequence ATGAGCGTAACTGTAGAAAACTTAGAAAATCTCGAGCGTAAAGTAGTATTGTCTCTGGCGTGGAACGAAATCAACGCCGAAACCGACAAACGCTTGAAACAAACCCAACGCCGCGTAAAAATCGACGGCTTCCGCCCCGGTAAGGCACCGTTGAAAATGGTATCTTCCATGTATGGCGCAAGCATTCAAAACGACGTTTTGAACGAAATGGTTCAAAAAGCATTCTATGATGTAGCTGTTGCTCAAGATTTAAAAGTAGCCGGTTTTCCCAGCTTCGAAGGCGTTGAAGAGCAAGACGACAAAGAGTCTTTCAAAGTGGCTGCCGTATTCGAAGTATTCCCCGAAGTGAAAATCGGCGACTTATCCGCACAAGAAGTAGAAAAAGTTACTGCCGAAGTGGGCGATACCGAAGTGGATAAAACCATCGAAATCCTCCGCAAACAACGTACCAGCTTCCAACATGTTGAGCGCGAAGCCCAAAACGGCGACCGTGTTATTATTGATTTTGAAGGCAAAATCGACGGCACACCGTTTGAAGGCGGCAGCTCGCAAAACTATCCTTTCATTTTGGGCAACGGCCAAATGCTGCCTGAATTCGAAGCCGGTATTTTGGGCTTGAAAGAAGGCGAAAGCAAAGACGTCGAAGTTCACTTCCCCGAAGATTATCATGGCAAAGATGTGGCCGGTAAAACCGCCGTATTCACCATCAGCCTGAAAAACGTATCCGAAGCCGTTTTACCTGAAGTAGACGAACAATTTGCCAAAGCATTGGGCATTGAAGACGGCGATGTGGCCAAAATGCGCGAAGAAGTGCGCAAAAACGTTGCCCGCGAAGTAGCCCGCCGCACCGAAAGCCAAACCAAAGAAGCGGTTATGGAAGCCTTGCTCAAAGCAACCGATATCCAAGTACCTAAAGCACTGGTTAACGATGAAGCAACCCGCTTGGCCGATGAAATGAAACAAAACTTCATTAATCAAGGCATGGCCGATGCCGCTGATCTTAATCTTTCTAACGACTTGTTTAAAGACCAAGCAGAACGCCGCGTTGCTTTAGGCCTGATCTTGGCGCAATTGGTTGACGAACACAAACTGGAACCGACTCAAGAACAAATCAAAGCAGTGGTAAGCGACTTTGCCGAAAGCTATGAAGACCCTGAAGAAGTGATCGAATGGTATTTTGCCGACAAACAACGTTTGCAAGGCCCGACTTCTTTGGCCACTGAATCGAATGTTGTCGAATTTGTTTTGGGTAAAGCCAAAGTAAACGAAAAAGTATTGTCGTTTGACGAAGTTATGGGTGCACAAGCCTAA
- the murJ gene encoding murein biosynthesis integral membrane protein MurJ has product MNLLGALAKVGSLTMVSRILGFVRDTIIARMFGAGMATDAFFVAFKLPNLLRRIFAEGAFAQAFVPILAEYKQTRSEEATREFIRHVAGMLSFALVIVTAIGILAAPWVIYVSAPGFAKNADKFQLSADLLRITFPYILLISLSSFISSILNTYHKFSIPAVTPTLLNISFIVFALFFVPYFDPPVMALAWAVFVGGLLQLGFQLPWLAKLGFLKLPKLNFKDAAVNRVMKQMAPAILGVSVAQISLVINTIFASFLQSGSVSWMYYADRLMELPTGVLGAALGTILLPTLSKYAAGKDTQEFSALLDWGLRLCMLLALPAAVGLATLSFPLIATLFMYREFSLNDALMTQSALIAYSFGLIGLIMIKVLAPGFYARQNIKTPVKIAIFTLVCTQLMNIAFIGPLQHVGLALAIGLGACLNAGLLYFLLRKHKIYQPKQGWLAFIIKLFIALVVMGGGLWLAQAQTYFPLQWVQVPGWQKAIQLSGLVVFGAALYFLSLALLGFRPRHFKRSES; this is encoded by the coding sequence ATGAATCTACTGGGCGCATTGGCAAAAGTCGGCAGTTTAACCATGGTATCGCGCATACTCGGCTTTGTCCGCGACACCATTATTGCACGCATGTTTGGCGCGGGAATGGCCACCGATGCTTTTTTTGTCGCATTCAAACTGCCTAATCTATTGCGCCGTATTTTCGCCGAAGGGGCGTTTGCCCAAGCTTTTGTGCCGATTCTGGCCGAATACAAACAAACCCGCTCCGAAGAAGCTACCCGCGAATTTATCCGCCATGTGGCAGGCATGTTGTCTTTTGCTTTGGTGATTGTGACCGCCATCGGTATTTTAGCGGCACCTTGGGTGATTTATGTGTCCGCTCCGGGCTTTGCCAAAAATGCGGACAAATTCCAACTTTCGGCCGATCTTTTAAGGATTACCTTTCCCTATATCCTGCTGATTTCACTCTCTTCCTTTATCAGCTCTATTCTCAACACTTATCATAAATTCAGCATTCCCGCCGTTACACCGACCTTATTAAACATCTCGTTTATTGTTTTCGCACTATTTTTCGTGCCCTATTTCGACCCACCCGTTATGGCTTTGGCATGGGCGGTTTTTGTAGGCGGATTATTGCAACTGGGCTTCCAACTGCCATGGCTGGCCAAGCTGGGTTTTCTCAAACTGCCCAAACTCAATTTCAAAGATGCCGCTGTTAACCGCGTAATGAAGCAAATGGCACCGGCCATTCTCGGTGTGAGCGTGGCGCAAATATCTTTGGTGATTAACACCATTTTTGCTTCGTTCCTGCAATCGGGCAGCGTATCGTGGATGTATTATGCCGACCGCCTGATGGAACTGCCTACTGGCGTACTCGGTGCGGCCTTAGGTACCATTCTGCTGCCGACACTTTCCAAATATGCCGCCGGAAAAGATACGCAGGAATTCTCCGCCCTACTCGACTGGGGACTGCGTTTATGCATGTTGCTCGCCCTACCGGCAGCAGTCGGCCTGGCTACCTTGTCGTTTCCCCTGATTGCCACTTTGTTTATGTATCGCGAGTTTTCACTCAATGATGCCCTGATGACGCAAAGCGCCCTCATTGCTTATTCTTTCGGCTTAATCGGCCTAATCATGATTAAAGTTTTGGCACCCGGCTTTTATGCCCGCCAAAATATCAAAACGCCGGTAAAAATCGCTATTTTCACGCTTGTCTGCACCCAACTGATGAACATCGCATTTATCGGCCCGTTGCAACACGTCGGTTTGGCATTGGCTATCGGATTAGGGGCTTGTTTGAATGCCGGATTACTTTATTTTCTACTGCGAAAACACAAAATCTACCAACCTAAACAAGGCTGGCTGGCATTTATTATCAAATTATTTATCGCGCTGGTGGTTATGGGTGGCGGCCTATGGTTGGCTCAGGCACAAACTTATTTCCCGCTACAATGGGTGCAAGTACCCGGCTGGCAGAAAGCAATTCAACTTTCCGGATTAGTGGTTTTCGGCGCCGCCTTATATTTTCTATCGCTTGCTCTGCTCGGTTTCCGCCCCCGTCATTTCAAACGTTCGGAATCTTAA
- a CDS encoding EamA family transporter: MKPKDYLLILLVISIWGVNFLFMKFALNEVPPLVLGALRFLCVVFPALFLIKRPAVPWYLLVAYGLTINFGQFALVFTALDWGLPTGLAALMLQVQVFFTVLIAGVLLHEPVLAHHLGGMCTAAVGLVLIGVGQYQGHLPLAAIWPVFGAAASWACGNIIVKRIGRVNALSLVVWGGIPAFAAFASVALLAYGFGGVVQHLANLTWKGISGVLFIAYVSSLVGYTGWGALLAKHPAGKVTPFALLVPVVALLAGYWVLNERLGLWHWLGIITVISGLLWHVSGGRWRTK; encoded by the coding sequence ATGAAACCCAAAGACTACCTGCTGATATTGCTGGTTATCAGTATATGGGGCGTGAATTTCCTGTTTATGAAGTTTGCCCTGAACGAAGTACCGCCGTTGGTATTGGGGGCATTGCGCTTTTTATGTGTGGTGTTTCCCGCGCTGTTTTTGATTAAACGTCCGGCGGTGCCGTGGTATCTGCTGGTTGCTTACGGCCTCACCATTAATTTCGGCCAGTTTGCTTTGGTGTTTACCGCATTGGATTGGGGTTTGCCGACGGGCTTGGCGGCTTTGATGTTGCAGGTGCAGGTGTTTTTTACCGTGTTGATTGCAGGTGTGTTGCTGCATGAGCCGGTGCTGGCTCATCATCTCGGCGGCATGTGTACTGCGGCGGTCGGTTTGGTGTTAATCGGTGTCGGCCAGTATCAGGGGCATTTGCCGTTGGCGGCCATCTGGCCGGTTTTCGGGGCGGCGGCATCTTGGGCTTGCGGTAATATTATTGTGAAACGCATCGGCAGGGTGAATGCTTTGTCGTTGGTGGTGTGGGGCGGGATTCCCGCTTTTGCCGCCTTTGCTTCGGTTGCGCTGCTGGCGTATGGCTTCGGCGGCGTGGTGCAGCACCTTGCCAACCTGACTTGGAAAGGCATATCGGGGGTTTTGTTTATCGCCTATGTGTCCAGCTTGGTCGGCTATACCGGCTGGGGGGCGTTGTTGGCAAAACATCCGGCAGGGAAGGTTACGCCGTTTGCTTTATTGGTGCCGGTGGTGGCTTTATTGGCCGGCTATTGGGTATTAAACGAACGCTTGGGGCTGTGGCATTGGCTCGGTATTATTACCGTTATCAGCGGTTTGTTATGGCATGTATCCGGCGGCCGTTGGCGCACTAAATAA